In uncultured Bacteroides sp., one genomic interval encodes:
- a CDS encoding MFS transporter, producing the protein MKNKKISPWAWIPTLYFAEGLPYVAVMTISVIMYKKLGISNTDIALYTSWLYLPWVIKPFWSPFVDLFKTKRWWIVTMQLLVGAGLAGIAFTIPMSNFFQITLAVFWLVAFSSATHDIAADGFYMLALDVPEQALYVGIRSTFYRIATIFGQGVLIVLAGGLENWTGNIPFAWSITFYILSGLFIAFCLYHKFILPTPKTDKSTVTNVSASNIFEEFFETFITFFQKKQAGVAILFMLLYRLPEAQLVKLINPFLLDPIEKGGLGLSTAEVGIVYGTVGILGLTIGGIIGGFCASKGGLQRWLWPMAWSISLTCLTFVYLGYFQPQNLIIINICVFIEQFGYGFGFTAYMLYLIYYSEGEHKTAHYAICTGFMALGMMLPGMAAGWLQDHIGYENFFVWVMICCAATIAVCAFVKIDPEYGKKKDEIESE; encoded by the coding sequence ATGAAAAATAAGAAAATATCACCTTGGGCATGGATACCCACATTATATTTTGCTGAAGGATTACCTTATGTTGCAGTAATGACTATATCAGTTATTATGTATAAGAAACTAGGTATTTCAAATACAGATATAGCTTTATATACCAGTTGGCTTTATTTGCCATGGGTTATTAAACCCTTCTGGAGTCCGTTTGTTGATTTGTTTAAAACCAAACGCTGGTGGATTGTAACTATGCAGCTTTTGGTTGGTGCAGGATTGGCAGGTATTGCTTTTACCATACCGATGTCCAACTTCTTCCAGATCACTTTAGCTGTATTCTGGTTGGTTGCATTTAGTTCAGCTACTCATGATATTGCTGCCGATGGATTTTATATGCTGGCATTAGATGTTCCGGAACAAGCATTATATGTAGGTATACGCAGTACTTTCTATCGTATAGCCACTATCTTTGGACAGGGTGTCCTTATTGTGCTGGCGGGTGGATTGGAAAACTGGACCGGGAATATTCCTTTTGCATGGTCTATTACTTTCTATATTTTAAGTGGTTTGTTTATAGCTTTTTGCCTTTATCACAAATTTATCCTGCCAACACCCAAAACAGATAAATCCACAGTTACTAATGTTTCAGCATCAAATATATTTGAAGAATTCTTTGAGACGTTTATTACTTTCTTCCAGAAAAAGCAGGCTGGCGTAGCTATCCTTTTTATGCTGCTTTATCGTTTGCCGGAAGCTCAGTTAGTGAAACTTATCAATCCCTTCTTGCTTGATCCTATTGAAAAAGGAGGGTTGGGACTTAGTACCGCAGAGGTCGGAATTGTCTACGGAACTGTTGGTATTCTAGGTCTGACAATTGGTGGAATCATTGGTGGATTTTGCGCATCCAAGGGCGGTCTTCAACGCTGGTTGTGGCCTATGGCCTGGAGCATCTCTTTAACATGTCTTACTTTTGTTTACTTGGGATATTTTCAGCCACAAAACCTTATTATCATTAATATTTGTGTCTTTATAGAGCAGTTTGGTTATGGATTTGGTTTTACAGCCTATATGCTTTACCTCATTTATTATTCTGAAGGAGAACATAAAACTGCACATTATGCCATTTGTACAGGGTTTATGGCATTGGGTATGATGTTGCCGGGTATGGCTGCCGGATGGTTGCAGGATCATATTGGATATGAGAACTTCTTTGTTTGGGTGATGATTTGTTGCGCGGCAACAATTGCTGTATGTGCATTTGTGAAGATTGACCCAGAGTATGGAAAGAAAAAAGATGAGATAGAATCGGAATAA
- a CDS encoding glycosyltransferase family A protein, with protein MKTTVNCFIPFMGAAQAEQTIQNLKASDLVSKIYLLVTDNVEDSIEGCEKLQVPSLNATVAAREIASHSDADYSLIYTKYTTLELGMFALERMLHIAEDSDAGMLYADHYQVIGETRTACPVVDYQFGSLRDDFNFGSVLLYKSDVLKAAVNEMATEYSFAGLYDLRLKVSQRSSLVHVNEYLYSEVEFDTRKSGEKIFDYVDPKNRGVQIEMEAACTDHLKAIGGYLAPEFKNIEFNAGDFEFEASVLIPVRNRIRTVEDAIRSVLNQKTNFKFNLIVVDNYSTDGTTEAIDKFASDERLIHIIPERQDLGIGGCWNLGVHHPKCGKFVVQLDSDDVYSDENTLQKMVDAFYEQNCAMVVGTYMMTDFNMNMIAPGIIDHKEWTPENGRNNALRINGLGAPRAFYTPVLREIKVPNTSYGEDYALGLNISRKYQIGRVYDVVYMCRRWDDNSDASLDIVKMNGHNTYKDRIRTWELQARVALNKKK; from the coding sequence ATGAAAACTACAGTTAATTGTTTTATTCCCTTTATGGGAGCTGCACAAGCTGAGCAGACTATACAAAACTTAAAAGCCAGTGATTTAGTAAGCAAGATCTACTTACTTGTTACAGACAATGTGGAAGATTCTATAGAAGGTTGCGAGAAACTTCAGGTTCCATCATTGAATGCTACTGTTGCAGCCCGCGAAATTGCATCTCACTCAGATGCAGATTACAGCTTGATTTATACTAAATATACCACTCTGGAATTAGGGATGTTTGCATTAGAACGTATGTTGCATATAGCAGAAGATTCTGATGCTGGAATGCTTTATGCAGATCATTACCAGGTTATAGGCGAAACAAGAACAGCTTGCCCGGTTGTTGATTATCAGTTTGGTAGTTTGCGCGATGATTTTAATTTTGGTTCAGTATTGCTTTATAAGTCTGATGTGTTAAAAGCTGCTGTGAACGAAATGGCTACCGAGTATTCGTTTGCCGGATTGTATGATTTGCGCCTAAAAGTATCTCAAAGATCTTCTTTGGTTCATGTTAATGAGTATCTCTATTCTGAGGTGGAATTCGATACACGTAAAAGTGGAGAAAAAATATTCGATTATGTAGATCCTAAGAATAGAGGAGTACAAATTGAGATGGAAGCAGCTTGCACTGATCATCTAAAAGCAATAGGTGGATACCTTGCTCCAGAATTCAAAAATATCGAATTTAATGCCGGCGATTTCGAGTTTGAAGCATCAGTGCTGATTCCTGTTAGAAACCGTATCCGTACTGTTGAAGATGCAATTCGTTCTGTTTTGAACCAGAAAACAAACTTTAAATTCAATTTAATTGTAGTAGATAACTATTCTACCGATGGCACAACGGAAGCTATTGATAAGTTTGCATCAGATGAACGTTTGATTCACATAATTCCGGAACGTCAGGACTTAGGTATAGGCGGTTGTTGGAATCTGGGTGTACACCATCCAAAATGTGGTAAGTTTGTTGTTCAGCTAGATAGTGATGATGTATACAGTGATGAGAATACATTGCAGAAAATGGTTGATGCTTTCTATGAGCAAAATTGTGCAATGGTAGTTGGTACTTATATGATGACTGACTTTAATATGAATATGATAGCTCCCGGAATCATTGATCATAAAGAATGGACTCCAGAGAACGGACGGAACAATGCACTTCGTATTAACGGATTGGGTGCTCCACGTGCTTTCTATACACCAGTACTTAGAGAAATAAAAGTACCTAATACAAGTTATGGCGAAGATTATGCATTAGGATTGAACATTTCCCGCAAATATCAGATTGGACGTGTATACGATGTTGTTTATATGTGTCGTCGCTGGGATGATAATTCTGATGCTTCACTTGATATTGTTAAGATGAATGGTCACAACACGTATAAAGACAGAATCCGTACCTGGGAGCTTCAAGCCAGAGTTGCTTTAAATAAGAAGAAATGA
- a CDS encoding FAD-binding and (Fe-S)-binding domain-containing protein — protein sequence MNKNYNSFLEEISAFVSKDRIYTDELRLLAWGTDAGFYRLLPKIVIRSVDEQEISRILLIADSLNLPVTFRAAGTSLSGQSISDSILIVAGKHWEKYTISPDYKTITFQPGLIGERVNQILKPFGRKFAPDPASVKSAMVGGIIMNNASGMNCGTHANSDKMLLSVRIVMADGTILDTGNETSKRDFAKKKPDFIKSIEALRDKIRNDEKLSERIRYKYSIKNVTGLNILPFVEHDDPFEIITHLMVGSEGTLAFLSEATMKTGYDYPFSASAMLYFKDIKEACRAVVAMKKGPVMGAELLDSKSLSSVNDPTGEGLTAVLTETKAATKQELDDQIKEIETILESFETYTLVHFTDKESEYSKYWNIRSGIFPSVGGTRELGTTTLIEDVAFHIENLPKATAELQALLVKHGYADACIYGHALEGNYHFIINQAFDTDEKVRKYENLMNEVKTLVVDKYDGSLKAEHGTGRNMAPFVKYEWGEAAFEVMKEVKNLFDPKNLINPGVIFNDDPECHIKNFKPLPLTNAHVDKCIECGFCEVNCLTCGFTLSSRQRIVIRREISRLRKSGEDNERLAKLEQQYKYLGNQTCAGDGLCSMSCPMNINVGDLTHDIRQDELPVGSLGYKIGDFAANHFQGMKSILRPVLSLANGAHTVLGTKAMSSLTKGIRYVSMDNFPLWTPAMPKAYYPHKITQKSEPLKVVYFPSCLNQMMGTAKETPDSTPLVDKTVQLLQKAGYEVIFPKEMDKLCCGTIWESKGMMDIADRKSAELEEALFAATEQGKYPVLCDQSPCLHRMRNVMTKVKLYEPVEFIYTFLKDKLEFTPIDKPVSIHITCSTQKMGLRDQMVALACLCSTKVIVPEEVGCCGFAGDKGFTHPEVNTYALRKLKPQLEKAGVEVGYSNSRTCEIGLTTNSGIPYISIVYLVDQCTTAITK from the coding sequence ATGAATAAGAATTATAATTCTTTCCTTGAAGAGATTTCAGCGTTTGTGTCTAAAGACAGAATCTACACAGATGAACTACGTCTATTAGCATGGGGAACTGATGCTGGCTTTTATCGCCTTCTTCCTAAAATAGTAATTCGTTCTGTCGATGAGCAGGAAATTTCCAGAATACTTTTAATAGCTGATAGCTTGAATCTGCCTGTTACTTTCAGAGCGGCGGGAACAAGTCTTTCGGGGCAGAGCATAAGCGATTCAATCTTGATTGTTGCAGGCAAGCATTGGGAGAAGTATACAATATCTCCCGATTATAAAACCATAACTTTTCAACCTGGATTAATAGGAGAAAGAGTTAACCAGATTCTGAAACCTTTCGGACGAAAGTTTGCTCCTGATCCTGCTTCCGTAAAATCTGCAATGGTGGGAGGTATTATCATGAATAATGCTTCCGGCATGAATTGCGGAACTCATGCAAATAGTGACAAGATGTTACTCTCCGTAAGGATAGTAATGGCTGATGGTACTATACTTGATACTGGAAATGAGACCAGTAAAAGAGATTTTGCAAAGAAAAAGCCTGATTTTATTAAAAGCATAGAGGCTTTACGTGATAAAATCAGGAATGATGAAAAGTTATCGGAAAGAATTCGATATAAATATTCCATTAAGAATGTAACCGGATTGAATATTCTCCCTTTTGTTGAGCATGACGATCCTTTTGAAATAATTACTCACCTGATGGTTGGCTCCGAAGGAACATTGGCTTTTCTTTCTGAAGCAACCATGAAAACGGGATACGACTATCCGTTCAGTGCCAGTGCCATGCTTTATTTTAAGGATATAAAAGAGGCATGCCGTGCTGTTGTGGCAATGAAAAAAGGACCGGTAATGGGGGCAGAGTTACTCGACTCAAAGTCACTTAGTTCAGTGAACGACCCAACAGGAGAGGGGCTTACCGCGGTTTTGACAGAAACGAAAGCTGCTACCAAGCAAGAATTGGATGATCAGATAAAGGAGATTGAGACTATTCTTGAATCTTTTGAAACATATACTCTGGTTCATTTTACTGATAAGGAGAGTGAATATTCCAAGTATTGGAATATCCGTTCCGGAATTTTTCCATCAGTAGGTGGAACTCGTGAACTGGGTACAACAACTTTGATTGAAGATGTAGCTTTCCATATAGAAAACTTACCCAAAGCAACTGCTGAGCTGCAGGCTTTGCTGGTAAAACATGGCTATGCAGATGCCTGCATATATGGTCATGCATTGGAAGGCAACTATCACTTTATCATTAATCAGGCGTTTGATACGGATGAAAAGGTTCGTAAATATGAGAACCTGATGAATGAGGTGAAGACTTTAGTAGTCGATAAGTATGACGGATCTTTAAAAGCTGAACACGGTACCGGACGAAACATGGCGCCGTTCGTTAAATACGAGTGGGGTGAGGCTGCTTTTGAGGTCATGAAAGAGGTGAAGAATCTGTTTGATCCAAAGAATCTGATTAACCCGGGAGTTATCTTTAATGATGATCCCGAATGCCATATTAAGAACTTCAAACCACTGCCTCTGACTAACGCTCATGTAGATAAGTGTATAGAGTGCGGATTCTGTGAAGTAAACTGTCTGACTTGTGGATTTACTCTTTCTTCCAGACAGCGTATTGTTATTCGCAGAGAGATTTCCCGCTTGAGAAAATCAGGTGAAGACAATGAACGGTTAGCTAAACTGGAACAACAGTATAAGTACCTTGGTAACCAAACTTGTGCTGGAGACGGACTTTGCTCCATGTCTTGTCCGATGAATATAAATGTGGGAGACCTTACACATGATATCCGTCAGGATGAATTGCCGGTGGGAAGCCTTGGATATAAGATTGGTGATTTTGCGGCCAATCATTTCCAGGGGATGAAAAGTATACTCCGTCCGGTGCTTAGTCTGGCTAATGGAGCACATACTGTATTGGGCACCAAAGCAATGTCTTCCCTTACAAAAGGTATTCGTTATGTATCAATGGATAACTTCCCATTGTGGACTCCTGCAATGCCTAAAGCTTATTACCCGCATAAAATTACTCAAAAGAGTGAACCGTTGAAAGTTGTTTATTTTCCAAGCTGCCTTAACCAAATGATGGGAACAGCAAAAGAGACTCCGGATTCTACTCCTTTAGTGGATAAAACAGTTCAGCTACTCCAGAAAGCGGGTTATGAAGTAATATTTCCTAAAGAGATGGATAAGCTTTGTTGCGGAACTATCTGGGAAAGTAAAGGAATGATGGATATAGCTGACCGTAAATCTGCCGAACTTGAAGAGGCGCTGTTTGCTGCCACTGAGCAAGGTAAATATCCGGTGCTTTGTGATCAGAGTCCTTGTTTGCACCGTATGCGAAATGTAATGACGAAAGTTAAGCTATACGAACCAGTAGAATTTATCTACACTTTCCTGAAAGATAAGTTAGAATTCACACCAATAGATAAACCGGTTTCCATCCATATAACCTGTTCTACTCAAAAAATGGGATTGCGTGATCAGATGGTAGCTTTGGCCTGTCTTTGTTCAACAAAGGTAATTGTTCCCGAGGAGGTAGGATGTTGCGGGTTTGCTGGTGACAAAGGCTTTACCCATCCTGAGGTAAATACATACGCTCTCCGAAAATTGAAGCCTCAATTAGAGAAGGCCGGAGTAGAAGTGGGATATTCAAACAGCCGGACTTGCGAAATTGGCCTGACAACTAATTCCGGAATCCCTTATATTTCCATTGTTTATCTTGTAGACCAGTGTACAACAGCAATAACAAAATAA
- a CDS encoding DUF4922 domain-containing protein: MKRIVTSSQVAELLQEQLNVWELARNNYEALKQVKVKELVFDDFKIKVQFNPARIVSSSAKVDTKSIQERKCFLCEQNRPAIQTGIPFGDDYIILINPFPIFPKHLTIPSCKHVDQRIAGRLGDMLDLAYNIDEYTIFYNGPKCGASAPDHAHFQAGSKGFLPIEKEWKKFVTKPVIEHQSAKLYILNNFERGVFVIESESKENAVELFEQIYALLEVKPGEEEPMMNVLAWYDADKWIVCIFPRSLHRPSCYTAEGEDNILISPASVDMGGVFITPLEKDFEKITAENVHTILNEVCMDEVALNKIAEHIKPAL, translated from the coding sequence ATGAAAAGAATAGTCACATCGTCGCAAGTTGCAGAACTGCTTCAGGAACAGCTCAATGTATGGGAACTGGCCCGGAACAATTATGAAGCGTTGAAGCAAGTAAAGGTTAAAGAACTGGTATTTGATGATTTTAAGATCAAAGTTCAGTTTAATCCGGCCAGGATTGTTTCTTCTTCAGCCAAAGTAGATACAAAGTCTATTCAGGAGCGAAAATGTTTTCTATGTGAACAAAACCGTCCGGCAATACAGACAGGAATTCCGTTTGGAGATGATTATATAATACTTATCAATCCGTTTCCGATATTTCCGAAGCATCTTACTATTCCTTCATGTAAGCATGTGGATCAGCGAATTGCCGGTAGACTAGGAGACATGTTGGACCTGGCATATAACATAGATGAATATACTATCTTTTATAATGGTCCGAAGTGCGGCGCTTCTGCGCCTGATCATGCTCATTTTCAGGCCGGAAGTAAAGGCTTTCTACCAATTGAAAAGGAGTGGAAAAAGTTTGTAACTAAACCAGTTATTGAGCACCAGTCTGCCAAACTTTATATCTTAAACAATTTCGAAAGAGGAGTTTTTGTTATAGAGTCAGAATCAAAGGAGAATGCAGTTGAACTGTTTGAACAAATATATGCTTTGTTGGAAGTTAAACCGGGAGAAGAAGAGCCTATGATGAATGTTCTTGCTTGGTATGATGCAGATAAATGGATCGTCTGTATTTTTCCCCGGTCATTGCACCGTCCTTCCTGTTATACTGCAGAAGGTGAGGATAATATTTTAATCAGTCCGGCTTCCGTTGATATGGGTGGTGTATTTATAACTCCTTTGGAAAAAGACTTTGAAAAGATCACGGCAGAAAATGTGCATACAATTTTAAATGAAGTATGTATGGATGAAGTTGCATTAAATAAAATCGCAGAACATATAAAACCAGCGTTATGA
- a CDS encoding PQQ-binding-like beta-propeller repeat protein, whose amino-acid sequence MKKIFFSVLFCLIINSLRSENFRFALLTDLHVSGDSLAYNDLRKSVEQINKTKDIDFVIVSGDVTEEGDRASLKRVKSLLDLLKMKYYITSGNHETKWSESGATDFGHIFGSDRFKFEYNGILFLGFNSGPVIRMADGHVSPQDISWMKKELATFGKDKPVILVTHYPLQEGDVDNWYDVTDAVRPYNIRVFLGGHYHRNLLFNYDGIPGIICRSNLRGKEKVGGYSVFEVTPDSLLVYEQKIANNPENWASYSFKKSYYNSDNFGYKRPDYSINKEYDKVKELWIVKTAAGIYSSPVIYNKNVYVGDDLGFLSCYSLSNGKKIWEFKSGNRIVGTPATANGVVVFGSADKKIYGVNAKTGKLCWEYPAKEAVLGAVTIDNGIAYIGASDHTFRAIDVKTGKLCWEYTDVKGYIETKPLIYEDKVIFGAWDNNLYALDKASGKELWKWNGNLTRMHFSPAAVWPVAANGKIFITDPQRAMTAIDANSGKTIWRTFQSTVRETIGLSADKIRLYSKTMQDSVVCFSTEGNVPKQIWATDVKFGYEHAPSMLVEKDGVVFGSTKSGVVFALEAFSGKLLWKHKVGNSLISTVVPLSATECVFTSTSGEVGILKHSSYKR is encoded by the coding sequence ATGAAGAAAATCTTTTTTTCAGTTCTTTTCTGCCTTATAATTAACTCTTTACGAAGTGAAAATTTCCGCTTTGCCTTATTAACAGATTTACATGTTAGTGGTGATTCTCTTGCTTATAATGATTTGAGAAAATCTGTTGAGCAAATCAATAAAACCAAAGATATAGACTTTGTAATTGTATCTGGTGATGTAACTGAAGAAGGGGATCGTGCATCTTTGAAGAGAGTAAAGTCATTGCTTGACTTGTTGAAGATGAAATATTATATCACTTCCGGAAATCATGAAACAAAGTGGAGTGAGTCTGGAGCTACTGATTTTGGCCATATTTTTGGTTCAGACAGATTTAAATTTGAGTACAATGGAATCCTTTTTCTTGGATTTAATTCAGGGCCGGTCATTAGAATGGCTGATGGACATGTTTCTCCACAAGATATTTCCTGGATGAAAAAAGAGTTGGCAACCTTTGGAAAAGATAAACCGGTTATTCTGGTAACTCATTACCCTTTACAAGAGGGCGATGTAGATAATTGGTATGATGTAACAGATGCTGTTCGTCCATATAATATCAGGGTTTTCCTGGGAGGGCATTATCACCGTAATTTATTGTTTAATTACGATGGTATTCCTGGCATTATTTGTCGTTCAAACTTGCGAGGAAAAGAAAAAGTCGGAGGTTATTCCGTTTTTGAAGTGACTCCCGATTCATTATTGGTATATGAACAGAAAATTGCGAATAACCCTGAAAACTGGGCATCATATTCTTTTAAAAAGAGTTATTATAATTCAGATAATTTCGGGTATAAAAGACCTGATTATTCTATAAATAAAGAATATGATAAGGTTAAAGAACTTTGGATTGTAAAGACAGCTGCAGGGATATATTCATCTCCCGTTATTTATAATAAGAACGTTTATGTTGGTGATGATTTGGGCTTTTTAAGTTGCTATTCGTTAAGTAATGGCAAGAAAATATGGGAATTCAAATCAGGAAATCGTATTGTAGGAACCCCGGCAACAGCAAATGGTGTCGTTGTTTTTGGGTCTGCAGATAAAAAAATATATGGCGTCAATGCTAAAACAGGAAAACTTTGTTGGGAATATCCAGCCAAGGAAGCTGTGCTAGGTGCTGTTACTATTGATAATGGGATTGCATATATTGGAGCAAGTGATCATACATTTCGGGCGATTGATGTAAAGACAGGAAAACTTTGTTGGGAATATACAGACGTTAAAGGGTATATTGAAACAAAGCCATTAATTTACGAAGACAAAGTTATTTTTGGTGCCTGGGATAATAATTTGTATGCATTAGATAAAGCATCTGGTAAGGAACTCTGGAAATGGAATGGAAATCTGACTCGGATGCATTTTTCTCCGGCTGCTGTATGGCCTGTTGCCGCAAATGGGAAAATTTTCATAACCGATCCACAACGTGCAATGACTGCGATTGATGCTAATAGTGGAAAAACAATATGGAGAACGTTTCAATCTACTGTCAGAGAAACAATCGGACTTTCGGCAGATAAGATACGGCTGTATAGTAAAACCATGCAAGATAGCGTAGTTTGTTTTTCTACAGAAGGTAATGTTCCAAAACAGATATGGGCAACCGATGTGAAGTTTGGATATGAACATGCGCCATCCATGTTAGTTGAGAAAGATGGAGTTGTATTTGGTAGCACTAAGAGTGGAGTTGTTTTTGCTCTGGAAGCTTTTTCCGGAAAACTTCTCTGGAAACATAAAGTGGGGAACTCACTTATAAGTACGGTGGTGCCGCTGAGTGCTACAGAATGTGTGTTTACAAGTACAAGCGGTGAAGTAGGAATTTTAAAACATTCAAGTTATAAACGATAA
- a CDS encoding SpoIID/LytB domain-containing protein — protein MKEPRVDVGIMFEPKIDFLLQGNYLWNGSLVTGSQNAVYSEGKILWNGSAHEELLFEPSDSANDSFELLDVTIGINFHWERKENQRFRGALKLIVENNKLTAVNVISVEDYLISVISSEMSATASMELLKAHAVISRSWLLAQIQKNKEIAETKSEYTAFSQTEDECIKWYDREDHVNFDVCADDHCQRYQGITRASTKNVEFAVRDTAGQVLMSGTKICDARFSKCCGGAVEEFQYCWEDVRHPYLVKLRDDKSGASLPDLRQEAEAEKWIRTSPDAFCNTTDKKILSQVLNNYDQETTNFYRWKVSYSQKELSELILKRSGVDYGEIIDLIPVERGTSGRLVKLKIVGTKRTLVIGKELEIRRTLSTSHLYSSAFVVEKENVINNIPQNFNLIGSGWGHGVGLCQIGAAVMGEQGYTYDKILLHYYIGASINKLY, from the coding sequence ATGAAAGAACCTAGAGTAGATGTGGGGATCATGTTTGAACCTAAAATAGATTTCTTGTTGCAGGGTAATTATCTTTGGAACGGTTCTTTAGTAACCGGAAGTCAGAACGCTGTTTATTCTGAAGGCAAAATTCTTTGGAACGGTTCGGCCCATGAAGAATTATTGTTTGAACCTTCCGACAGTGCAAATGATTCTTTTGAATTGCTGGATGTAACCATTGGTATTAATTTCCATTGGGAGCGGAAAGAAAACCAGCGTTTTCGTGGTGCTCTGAAACTCATTGTTGAGAATAATAAGTTGACGGCTGTAAATGTAATTTCTGTGGAAGATTACTTAATCAGTGTAATCTCTTCCGAGATGAGTGCTACAGCTTCAATGGAATTATTGAAAGCGCATGCCGTAATTTCCCGTAGCTGGTTATTAGCTCAGATTCAGAAAAACAAAGAGATTGCTGAAACAAAATCAGAATATACTGCATTTTCTCAGACAGAAGATGAATGTATAAAGTGGTATGACCGTGAAGATCATGTTAATTTTGATGTGTGTGCTGATGATCATTGCCAACGCTACCAAGGAATTACACGTGCTTCTACAAAAAATGTAGAATTTGCAGTAAGAGATACTGCCGGTCAAGTATTAATGTCAGGAACAAAGATCTGTGATGCTCGTTTCTCTAAATGTTGTGGTGGCGCAGTGGAAGAGTTTCAATATTGCTGGGAAGATGTGAGGCATCCTTATCTGGTCAAACTTCGCGATGATAAGAGTGGAGCTTCATTACCAGATCTAAGACAAGAAGCTGAAGCAGAAAAATGGATACGTACTTCACCTGATGCTTTCTGTAATACAACAGATAAGAAAATACTTTCTCAGGTATTGAATAATTATGATCAGGAGACAACCAACTTTTATCGCTGGAAGGTTTCTTATTCACAGAAAGAGCTTTCTGAACTAATCCTGAAACGTTCAGGTGTTGATTATGGTGAAATAATAGACCTTATCCCTGTGGAAAGAGGTACTTCTGGTCGATTGGTTAAACTAAAAATTGTTGGAACCAAACGGACACTTGTTATTGGCAAGGAATTAGAGATCAGAAGAACACTTTCTACGTCCCACTTGTATAGTTCTGCTTTTGTTGTCGAAAAAGAGAATGTTATAAATAATATCCCCCAAAACTTTAATCTTATTGGTTCAGGATGGGGACATGGAGTAGGACTTTGCCAGATTGGAGCTGCAGTAATGGGTGAGCAAGGCTATACATATGACAAGATTTTGTTGCATTATTACATAGGAGCATCCATAAATAAACTATATTAA
- a CDS encoding DUF1343 domain-containing protein → MKLKYLFTLSLVGLLAVNVSAQKIRIKTGVEVLKEQNFKILEGKRVGLITNPTGVDNDLKSTIDILHEAKNVKLVALFGPEHGVRGDVHAGDHVDNFNDPSTGVPVYSLYGKTRKATPEMLKGIDVLVYDIQDIGCRSFTYISSMGLAMEAAAENNIEFVVLDRPNPVNGLKIEGNVVEDGYYSFVSQFKIPYVYGLTCGELAMMLNNENMLKKQCKLHVVKMKGWKRKMDYTQTGLQWVPASPHIPHAHSAEFYPVSGILGELGYMSIGVGYTIPFQMFAAEWIKADEFAAKMNSLNLPGIKIRPIHLNPFYAVGQGKNLQGVQVHITDYKKAALSEIQFYIMQEIAELYPDKAVFNNADNKRFNMFDKVSGSDQIRLRFAKNNRFEDIKDYWYKDVESFKKLSKKYYLYK, encoded by the coding sequence ATGAAACTTAAATATTTATTTACTTTGTCTCTTGTGGGATTATTGGCAGTCAATGTATCCGCCCAGAAAATAAGAATAAAAACAGGTGTTGAAGTTTTGAAAGAACAGAACTTTAAAATATTGGAAGGTAAACGTGTTGGGTTAATCACTAATCCAACGGGGGTCGACAATGATCTGAAGTCGACTATTGATATTCTTCATGAAGCAAAGAATGTAAAGCTTGTAGCTCTTTTTGGTCCTGAACATGGAGTTCGAGGAGATGTGCATGCCGGTGATCATGTTGACAATTTCAATGACCCTTCAACCGGAGTGCCTGTTTATTCATTGTATGGCAAAACACGTAAGGCAACACCCGAAATGTTGAAAGGTATAGATGTTCTGGTATATGACATTCAGGATATAGGTTGCCGCTCATTTACTTATATAAGTTCTATGGGGCTTGCAATGGAAGCAGCAGCTGAGAATAATATTGAGTTTGTGGTGCTCGATCGCCCAAATCCGGTGAATGGTCTTAAGATAGAAGGTAATGTAGTTGAAGATGGTTATTACTCTTTTGTGAGTCAATTCAAGATTCCATATGTTTACGGATTAACCTGTGGTGAACTCGCCATGATGCTTAATAATGAGAATATGCTGAAAAAGCAATGCAAACTGCATGTTGTAAAAATGAAAGGCTGGAAACGTAAGATGGATTATACCCAAACCGGTTTACAATGGGTTCCTGCTTCGCCTCATATTCCTCATGCTCATTCAGCTGAATTCTATCCTGTATCAGGAATCCTTGGTGAACTGGGATATATGTCTATTGGAGTGGGATATACCATTCCTTTCCAGATGTTTGCGGCCGAATGGATAAAAGCGGATGAGTTTGCAGCAAAAATGAATAGTCTGAATCTACCGGGAATTAAAATCAGACCGATCCACCTAAATCCATTCTATGCAGTGGGACAGGGTAAGAATCTTCAGGGTGTGCAGGTGCATATTACTGATTATAAGAAAGCAGCTCTTTCTGAAATTCAGTTCTATATAATGCAGGAAATTGCAGAATTATATCCTGATAAAGCGGTATTTAATAATGCTGATAACAAACGATTCAATATGTTCGATAAAGTCAGTGGTAGCGATCAGATTCGTTTGCGTTTTGCAAAGAATAACCGATTTGAGGATATTAAAGATTATTGGTATAAAGATGTAGAGAGTTTTAAGAAGCTTTCAAAAAAATATTATTTATATAAGTAA